The following nucleotide sequence is from Bactrocera oleae isolate idBacOlea1 chromosome 2, idBacOlea1, whole genome shotgun sequence.
CATACTGGGAGTTAAGGAAAAACCTTGCGCTTTTGCGAAAACTTTTCACATTGAGCAAGACTGATTGCAAATTATTCACTTTTCTCTTGATATTATATCTCATTATACTATTCCTAAAATGACAAACCTAAAATCTGACAATGTCTACATTACCTGAATTTTACgatgtttttttaattgttaaacaATCATATTGTAGTTATATAaacatacgtatacatatattcttaacaCTTTAAGCTTTTATACACTTCCATAGCTTATTACAATGAATGAGTATAACTTTACAGAGCCAAAACAGTAACTAATAAGTCCATTActtattttagtaaatttttatgcaatttagCACATTAAACATCCAAGAATCGGCTTCTTTAGTGCGTGAAACCGTTATATTAGTACATTAAACATTCTTTTTCGCACGGAAACCGAAAATTGCACTTCCAACACGTACTATGGTGCTGCCCGCTTCAATCTAAAGGGAAGTGAAACGCAAAATTTAAGAATGAGATGGCAAAACTGCACctaacaaattatttaaaaataatattatttaccgCATATTCAAAATCATCAGACATGCCCATGGACACTTGCAGAGCCTCCGGGTCCAGTTTATGCTCTTCACAGATTTGCTTGTGCACATTTATCAGCGAAATAAAATCAGGATTCGGTCCAGTTGAATAGTCAAAGCCGAATGCGCCAATAGTCATAACACCTTCTAATTGAAGGTGTTttagattttcttttatatgctTGTACAGTGCTGGAGCTTCACTTGGTGGCACGCCATTCtttgctaataaaaattaatttttagataaTTAGTTAGTATCacagttaataaaatgtttatttacctTCTTCTCCACTAGtgttgatttgtattaaaaCTGAAAGAGGCTTTTTATTATCACTTTGGAATTTTTCCCAAGCGGTGTTGAGTCCGTTGGCCAATCTTTCGTTATCAACAGTTTGGATCATATATAGGTTGGGTAATTTGAGCACCTTCAAATTAATGAAAGcaattgataaaaaattaataaatataagtagAAACTATTTAGTAGCAGTAGTTaatgtaaaaatgtttatatattttaatagcggattaaataaatgcttgccATTATAGTAAGCCCATAATTTATAATTCAATGGCTTTTCCAATAAATATTCTAGTAGTTTAACCCCAATTATATCCGAACAGACTTTAcccccaaaaaaaaatttccaagtAATATTTGTTACAACACTCTAAAACTATAACCATGATGGTTCCACATTTTGAACATATAGAAAAAtcaaatcgaaatatttttataaaaactgaaCAAGAATCAACTAGGTGGAATAAATTTAAGATAAAACTGACAATTCGTTTTACACTTTAACTGGTTTATACCTTGTTACACTtactttattgattttattattcTGAAGATGACCAATAAAATGCCATTTAATTTCCTGACAATGCTGCAAAATGTCAGGGTGCTGCGCTTTTTCCACTAGCTCCTGCACGTAGTTTTCACCAAAATGTCGCTGACCAGCTTGATAAGCTTCGATGATCATTTCAACCGGCTTGGTTTTACTAACCGCCACAAGCAGTGGTTTCGATGCCTTAATATgctaatataaaacaaaagatTTAGGAATATGAattaagttattaaattttaaataaatttaccgGCGACCGACGTGTATAAGCCTCATCGATGCGCTTTAAAATGCATTCTATGCCCGCTTTGACATTAACATCCGACATTGTGCGTATCATAGAGTTCAAAGCGTTAAATGTAATCAGTTATTAACTACGCcagttaaaatataattattaaaaaacaaaatgttatcaataatttatgataaataaatatttgtccaATATGTactgaaaatgtaaaaaaaaacgtaaatatgAGTCAGCTGTTTTGTACAGTAGGGACATCTGTATGCGAGAGTTTTGGAAAACGTTGACATATAAAATTTCAGACTCGGATGTCGCACTAATCTTGCTCTCATGAAAATTGTGAATAACATAGAAAACGAATTCTTTTTTTTCTGTTAGTAGTagggtttatttaaaatttatagataatatataatttactaaagttttttaaatccacacatatgtatatacgtacatatatgtgtctTGAACATGATTGcaaatattgctttaaaaaaataattgaattaacttttgaaataaatgtttCTTGGTAATAACGAAATCttgataaaaaatagtttttaaatttaattaaaaataacttttaaatttttaatcaaaaataccGAATTGAAAAAACCAAcatttaatcccaaatacgggtacgaaaataaaaaaaagtagtcCCAAACTGGGTTAAgaacttgtttttaaattttaactgtcAATAccagattgaaaaataaaaaaaatcgtaatcCCAACCacacaattaataatttaaaaaattgttttagaattaaaattttttcactaGAGCTCGCACAGAGCCATTATTTTCAATACTCTTGGCACTGATCGTCAAACTTACATATTCAAACGATTTgtatttcttcaaattttaattctaattttgggtttaaaaattaaattttaatattgtaattactACTTGCattaaaaatctatttaaaaatctaattttacattaaaaatctaattttatataaaatatctaattttgatcCCTCATGTTGGgatttaaagttaaattttaatttttaaattctgatatttggattagaaattgaaaatctaatttttagttcaaaatttttaaattaaaaagttcacAACCCAAATCttgattatgtatgtatgtatgtcattcGCCGAGATTTTACTgccgaaataaaatttgaaatatttttaggcATATTTAAAAGAATCTCTTTTTAAGTTAAGTAAATAGTAATATTATTtcgtttttgttataaaattattacaagACCCAGAACTCAAATTCGAAATCAAAATCGAATTCGGTACAAAACAAAtcacaaatcaaaaaaaagacaattaaagaatttagaaaaaattgtaaataaataaatttatactccataaatctgaaaaaaaaaactatcaaaATTTCGCAGTATAGTAGTTGTGCTGTGCcaacaaaacccaaaataatGGCGAACACAATAGAAAATATGTTGTACTGCTTAAGAAGTATCCTCATTAAAATAACACTGGGCCCGATATCTTTCGTATTTCTTGAACTATCAAAATTTGTGCTAGTGCTGGCGTTGGCCTTCTGGATAACGGTTGGAATTTTTATGATGGTATAGCCATATCTCGATACTTTATTAGTACAACAACatttagtttattataaaatttcagtGGGAAAGCATAATGCCTGAAGCGGCAAGCCGTCTCTCGGCTGCAGCCGCCGCTGTTGTCGCCAATTCGAGTGGTCTTATGCCCAGTGACGAAGGCAAGGATAATGCTAATGAGTCGAGCAGTTATCCCTTTGTTGTAGATTTGCCAAAAACTGAATCGTTGTCTTTGGAGAAACATATTATAGATGAAACATTGCGCCAAAAAGTGGCGTCAGAAGGGAAAAGTCCAAGTATACTTAAGAGTGAAGCTCCAGCCGTTAATAGCGTTACAGAAGAAACTAaagatgaaattaaaattgaaattagcaaAGCTGAAGTGGTGTCTGCAGAAGCTGTTGTCTCCAAACAACCTTCCACAGCAATGGGAAGTGAAGCTGGTGACTCAGATAAACTAATTGAATGAAGAAAaggttaatttaatttttattaacattctatAATCAGACAGAAGCAGAAAACGtgaaaaaagaatttaattttgtttggtgGAACTGAATTTTTGGTGAATTCTTTAAAAAGTTCGATAATAAAAGTCTAggaatataaatgtataaacatTTGTGGATATGTTTCTTTAACCCAGTTCAAATTAGTGTGTAAACCTCATTATGTACATAGGCTTTCGGATATTAGTATGAAATCATTACGCGTATAGTCTAACACAGAAGATATTGAAGCAGTTGCATTCCACAAGTAACTGATTTCACTTCATGTCATGAGACAAAACTGATCAATTTCTGAAGCGAATTGTTACTGGCGATGAAAACCCAGTCACTTACGATAGCGTCAAGCGAAAATGGTCGTGGTAGAATTGCGGTGAGCGCTCGCAACGGTAGCCAGTTTAGGATTGGCAATCGGGacgttttgctatgtgtttgaaGGGATTGGCAGGAAATCTTCTACTATGACCTGCTCTCCTTCGATTAAACATTTAATTCATACCTGTAGTGTCAACAATTGGATCGCCAGAAGGAAGCAATAGGCCAGTTGCGGAAAGCTTTGGCCAATAGAAGAGTAATTATGTTCCATCAGGTTAACACgaggccacacacatcgataatGACTCCCCAGAAGTTTGGGAGCTTGGTTGGAATATTTTTATGCATCCTTTTTATAGTTTGGATCTGACATGAAGTGactaccacctgttcctgtctatggcgaatgattttgttagtgaaaaatTCGTCTCTAGAGAAGCTTATAAAAACCGATTTTCTTAGTTGTTTGCCAATAGCGACgagggtttctatgagagtggtgttatgaaattatcttcaaaataCCAACAACTTATCGAACAAAACGATACATACTTCACCGACCTAAATAGAATAAttttatgctaaataaaatctTCAATTCAATGTTAAAATATTGGACTATACCATAGGACCACCAGCTAGtactgtattaaatattttcaggagCACAAACAGCGACGTtcatatttattgttataaacCCAGAGAGAGCTTTTAAAGAGTCTTTTTATCAAAGATTTCAAGAACCGTTTTCGGAATATTGTCATTGTTGACGGGATACATTATTTCCTTTTACTCAAAAGAATGCGAGCTCTTGTCCTTTGCCTCCATACGCTATGTCTACCTATTTTCAAACCAATCTAAGTACAACAAGAAGTCGACTTTTCAGAATCTCGATTTGTTTCAAAACTTTCAAGGCCCTTTCGATCTAGTTGTTACCAACCTCTCACAAGGTCatcgcatatgtatgtatatatgtgacctccttttggaaaaatattaaataaaatgttcattcAGGTTCgcagttaaaattgtttaacaCATATTACAGTTAAAAGCATATATgcataagtaataaaaaaaatgtatttaatgttTGTTACTCACAGTTAATGTGCGAAGGAAATGCGGTTAGTACCACCTAGTTGCAAACAGTTTATAGCTTTTTTATTaccttcatatatacatatgtatttagatcttacaaaataaaatattcgcatatgtattttctaattttttgacATTATGAAAGTAATGATGAGCTTGCATTGCGCTGACCATCAAAATGTAACTTGCGTTTAAActaaatattcataattttttttaaggtttattatattatttctaaaaatttatcaCTTGGcttcaatttaatttgattgcatttttttaaacagcTGGTAACccttctaaaaatattatcaaatgcAAGTCTTGCTAAATACATTTAGGTTTGATAACACTGGTTAACAAAATGAAGAACACATATCAAATTTTGAATGTCCCAGGACTACTAAACCATAATatgttaatgaaaaaaaatttaaacgtcAGGTTTACTTGTGACaaccaaacaaatatatattttcttgaaaagtACAAAGATCAGCTACATTTAGAGAAATTATTgcataatatagaaaaaatacattttcgtaAATATGTGACTCTGGAAGGCCTTTTTAAAGTATCCAGCAATAATCTGCTCGCATTGCTGCGCTCCATTTCCCTTTGTAACGTTTCTCCGTTCATGTTCTGATGGAACCACTCCCCTGGTACGGCACTGACAGCAGTTGCCGGAAAGAAATCCAGATGAGAGTccagcatatgtatttttaagaatatattaCACGCCAAAGCTATATATGACATTAGAAATTCGTTTATAAGGTCTTTGTAATTTTCCGATTTATGGTTTCCTTGACAATTTTGGACAACGCTCACAAAACATTTCCAAGCGAGTTTTTCCTGATCAATTtcagtttttcttcaaaaatcttATCCTTAATCAGTTTCCGTATTTGTGGACCTGTAAATATACCCTTTTTATTTTTGCCTCACTGAGTTTGTGGAATTTCTCTTTCAGATATATAAATCCACTGCCTTTTCGAGCTTAGTTAACTGCACAGGCAGTTCGGCACTATGTAGAATGTGTATGTTGGCTGACGACAAGTTTGGTTACTGGATAGTGTCTTTGGACTTGGCTGTAGTGCCTTTTGTTTGAgtcaaacaaaaataaccaTCACTTACACGATCCTTTGGTTCGGTCCAAATCATTGGTATAGGAAATGGCATATGTCTGAGTTCTTGTTTAGCCCAACCTAATAGCGTTCTTATACGTTATATTGTGCAACATTTATGTGGAACCAAGAATTTATCTTGATTCCTCACAGTAAATCCAAAATGGTCTAAATAGCACTGTTCAATTAATGACGTCAAACTACGATGCTgatatttaaaagttaattctCTACTCACGTAACAAAAACACTTTCGTGGCATGTTTACGATGtaacaaatgtaaatatgatGTAAGTTAGTCCAATGTAATAGTTATATAGTCGTATATATtaagttatttaataaatacgCGTATATATAAGAGGCTGTCTCAAAGAATCTGGACgtgattgaaacaaaattattatacgtaCATATAGTGTTAATGAGGGTACcagcaatataaaaaaaaactgatctCAAAGTTCGTACGACTAAAACAGTGTTTACcagtgtatttatgtatgtcttttttatttcatttatttatttattttattgaacatGGCCTTTTTAAAAATGGTATATTACAATTTGAAGATCATCCTAAAGATGTTTACTATCAGTTAGTGTAAtactttaatttcaaataattccactgttacattaattttataagaaaGCAATTGTAGTCTCGCTTAAACTCTCTACAATTTTTCCCTAgattgtaatatttaatttattcaataatttaaacgaataaaaaaatttttggcaggtggcaactttattttaaacaattttcaaatagaATTTACTAAATACTATATTCAAATCGAAGCAGCCTGCGACATAGCGTATGTGTTAGAATGTTGTTGCGTCACACAATATCGTTGCAATCAATAGATTTTACTGTAATACTTAACTAAAGACATTTCATAATTCATAcattaacaaattatataacTCAAagcgaaaattgcaaaaatttacgAATACACAAAtaccacatatacatgcatatgtacataattcatAAAATTCTCTTGTACAAacacatgtacttgtatgtattataaatgtttgtgtagatatgtatgtgca
It contains:
- the LOC106616245 gene encoding uncharacterized protein, giving the protein MANTIENMLYCLRSILIKITLGPISFVFLELSKFVLVLALAFWITVGIFMMWESIMPEAASRLSAAAAAVVANSSGLMPSDEGKDNANESSSYPFVVDLPKTESLSLEKHIIDETLRQKVASEGKSPSILKSEAPAVNSVTEETKDEIKIEISKAEVVSAEAVVSKQPSTAMGSEAGDSDKLIE
- the LOC106616235 gene encoding pyridoxal phosphate homeostasis protein; protein product: MIRTMSDVNVKAGIECILKRIDEAYTRRSPHIKASKPLLVAVSKTKPVEMIIEAYQAGQRHFGENYVQELVEKAQHPDILQHCQEIKWHFIGHLQNNKINKVLKLPNLYMIQTVDNERLANGLNTAWEKFQSDNKKPLSVLIQINTSGEEAKNGVPPSEAPALYKHIKENLKHLQLEGVMTIGAFGFDYSTGPNPDFISLINVHKQICEEHKLDPEALQVSMGMSDDFEYAIEAGSTIVRVGSAIFGFRAKKNV